From Nitrospira sp., a single genomic window includes:
- a CDS encoding beta-propeller fold lactonase family protein, with protein MMKSLSIMYALSGLFLLTGCPGGGDGPGGNFTLGGTAPPVVYTANGGSHTISGFTIGAGGVLSPTSPASIATGGTTSEWVAVSPNGQFLYASNQGSSNISSFTINSATGALAVTSPATISAGVGSSPRGITITPNGQFVYVANSATDTVAGFSIGVGGVLSATAQGTFPTGGTLARGIAVSPNGQFLYVANSGSNTVSGFTIGAAGALASIGTVSTGAGSSPEGVAISPNGSFLYVVNTGLKEVAAFAINGSGNLTALLTPTFSTGTVGAGPQRIVISPNGSFLYVTNTLHNEVARLSILTGGLLSTPTATAGLSTPIGITINPTGQFLYVANSGNATVAAFTIDGTGALTPASPRAITSVGVNPIGIATPGRP; from the coding sequence ATGATGAAATCGTTGTCGATCATGTACGCGTTGTCAGGACTGTTTCTTCTCACCGGCTGTCCAGGTGGCGGCGATGGTCCTGGAGGCAATTTTACGCTCGGTGGGACAGCGCCGCCTGTGGTTTACACAGCGAATGGCGGGTCTCATACTATTTCTGGTTTTACGATTGGAGCGGGGGGTGTATTGAGTCCCACTTCGCCAGCGAGTATCGCTACAGGGGGAACTACATCTGAGTGGGTCGCGGTATCTCCGAACGGACAATTTCTCTATGCGTCGAATCAAGGGTCTTCAAATATTTCGTCCTTCACAATCAATTCGGCAACGGGGGCCCTTGCTGTCACCAGCCCCGCGACTATTAGCGCGGGTGTTGGTTCTTCACCCAGAGGGATTACGATAACTCCCAACGGACAATTTGTGTATGTGGCGAATAGTGCGACGGATACTGTAGCGGGGTTTTCAATCGGGGTCGGTGGGGTGTTGTCTGCAACCGCTCAAGGGACATTCCCAACTGGGGGTACCTTGGCGAGGGGGATTGCGGTTTCTCCAAACGGGCAATTCCTCTATGTCGCAAATTCTGGCAGCAATACCGTGTCAGGATTCACGATTGGAGCCGCTGGCGCATTGGCCAGCATAGGCACAGTCTCTACCGGGGCAGGTTCAAGCCCTGAAGGGGTTGCTATTTCTCCCAATGGGTCATTCCTCTACGTGGTCAATACGGGTTTGAAAGAAGTTGCGGCCTTTGCGATTAATGGGAGCGGTAATTTGACAGCTCTCTTGACTCCAACATTTTCCACTGGAACTGTTGGGGCTGGTCCTCAACGGATTGTGATCTCACCGAATGGTTCATTCCTGTACGTTACCAATACACTTCATAACGAAGTTGCAAGACTTTCAATTCTCACCGGCGGGTTGTTGTCTACGCCAACAGCGACAGCTGGCTTATCCACGCCGATCGGGATTACGATTAATCCAACAGGCCAGTTTCTCTATGTGGCCAATAGTGGGAACGCGACGGTTGCAGCGTTTACAATTGATGGGACAGGGGCACTAACTCCGGCATCGCCCAGGGCCATCACTTCCGTAGGAGTGAATCCCATTGGGATTGCGACTCCTGGCCGTCCCTAA